From the genome of Papaver somniferum cultivar HN1 unplaced genomic scaffold, ASM357369v1 unplaced-scaffold_10, whole genome shotgun sequence:
GGAGTCGGAATAATGCAAACCGAGGCACCTACACCTAAAATTAAGCAAACATGGTTTAAAATGCAGATTGGTGCAACCAAAAATCAGGTGCATCTTGAATTGGAGGGAGGTCAAGAGCTGATCTTTCAAGGCATTGGTTGTTGTTGAGTACTCGATTGCCATTCATCATCGTGCTTCGACATGATCAATACTGACACCAACACCAAGACTGCCGACCCTAGTGCATTTGTGGCCCAGAAAATGGCCTGAAAAAGTATCCTTTCGTGGGAAAGAAGATCATCTAGGGGATTTGGATACGGCGAAGGAAATAAATCTTTTCCTTGCCtgtcacaacaacaacaaaaaaatccatTGGCATAGCCATTGTAACTATCTAGAAGTACGGCATAATTATAGATAGTTGACACGTGAATACAGATCCCAGATTCTTTTTTACACAGCTTTGATGTTTTGGTCAGTTCTATAAATTAGGGGACTGAAGCTACTAATAACAGAACCTGGGTTTGATGTTTTTGGacagcttcttcttctttttcctctcaGCTTTTGGGGTTTTGGTCTTGCGAGCTTCTCTCTTCTATTCTTTCACTTTCTTCTTGTTCTCTTTTCGAGCTGCTTTTTTATCTGCAGGGATTACTGTCTCCCTTGTACCCTCCTTCCTAGTATCATATGGCTCTAATCCTTCTGAATCATCATCATTGTTCTCCTCCTCCTTGTCATGTTCATCTGTTCCAGATTCGGTTCCGAAGTTGTTCGTCTGTCCAGTAGAGGTATCATTTGATAACTGTTTTGGAGCTGGGGAAAGATAAAGCAAACCTACGGTGTCCGGGCCCCATAGAATGTCCGACTGAAAAGACACGAGATAAGAGTTGCAAGGTTTTCAAATTTCTTCTTAACCTTGAAAATGAACTTGATGCGAGATTATTTACCTCCACAGAGATCAGCCTGGACATCGCATCTCTCCAAACCAAAATTTCCCGTTGAACCTGTAACCATTGTAAATCCATTAAGACAGACGATGCTTTCTACCCGTTTAGGGGGTTAGAACATGACAATACGGATGATGGAGAATCAATCAAACCTCTTCTAAATAAGAATGCACAGATTCATCAGTAATAGATGAATCTACTATAAAATCGAACAGTTCTCGTGCGCTCAAAACTTTGACACCATTCTTTCTGAAAAAATCCTGCAGAATACCATTTGGTTGATATCATCAGTTTGTTTAAAGATAAAATCTAAGGGAACATTACTAGCTGCATAATTGTAACATAAACCAACTTACAGAAACGTGTTTGCAATCTAAACGTAAGAAGTATGAGGCAAGAGGGTGGTCAAGGTCCACAGATTCGGAAACATCAATAACGTGCAAGCTACCCTGCAGAGAAATCACAAAAAGTTGCTtgatgattaagaaaaaaaaattaaaaaaaaaagatcaatggAACATAGGGTATTGGACTCACCTCGTAATAGAGTATACTATACTCGCTCAAGTCTCCATGCATCAGGTTGCACTTTTGGTATAAATTTCGCATCACCATAATCATCTGATCATTCATGAAGAATACAAACTTAATTTTACATCATCTCCGGTGGCAATAAGATAGCAACAAAAACAGTGAAACGCAGTCAATTTTGTCTGCTGCTGTACTCTGAAGAGCAATATTCTTTCTACAATTTCCAAGGATGTTGACGCACCTGTACATAGCATTCACCCATCTTGTCTTCAGATAGATTTGCATCCTTGAGACAAGGAGCAGCTCTCCCTGATTTTCCTGTAaattaattttttcaaattaaATCTCCAGAAACACTTAAACCGTTTGACGAGACGAGAATCATATGCATTTGACTCTTCAATTAAACAAAGTGGGTGGAAGAAAGGTTACCCCTCAAGGACTTCATTCAGATATTAACTCAACGAGGAATTTAAGAATAAGAAATCGTACCTATAAATTCGATAACCAAAACATGAAGCCTCAAAAATATTGGAGTTGGGCACCTGATCCCTGCTGCCTTTAGCCTGGATTCAGAACATAGAGAGCTTTAACATGTAACATCACAAATTCTGAACTGCGATCACATTTTCACATTTACTAAGACAAGATTTTCTTTTCCCTATTAAGCATGCAATATTAGGCCTCACAATTACGATTCTCAAGAGATCAAGTTTATAACTCAATATTTCAAGTCAAAGGCACAGGAAAACCTACTACACATCATTTTTTATAGGCTATAAAAAGTGCCTCTGTCCAACAACCATATCACAGCAAAAATTTGGTGAGCAAGGGCTGCTTTACCTCATAAGGTTCCTCATTTCATTTTCTGCCCAAGTCTTAGGCATTTGCCTGGGATTGTGCTTCAAGTATCCACGCCGAAAACAATAATCCCCTTGTATATAACGATCCCCATCCCTGAAGTGGCAATGTAaaaaatcacatcatcatcatcatcataaatttcTTATCACTCTTCCATAAATCACAAAAAGTTGAAGTTTagtaaacaaataataataatgagtTAAACTTTACTTCAAAATTCGAACAAATATCTTCAGTTTACGACATTTTTGGGCCCAagaattttctctttttcttttggttAATCAATTAAAATCGATTGTGGCACAGGACTCATGATTAAGTGAAAACAAGCTGAAAAGATGAGTGGACTTACTTGAATGCTGGAACTGAAGTTTTATAGACCTTTACTGCAAATTCTTGACCATCATCTTTTGTCGCATGATAAACATTGGCCTGTCAATAAAAAGGATCACGAACGGTTTTACAAGGAGAAGAACTTCAttgaaaatatcagaaaaaagaaATAGTAAATGACACCTACTTCTTTCCCAGTAGAAATGCAGCCATTTAGGTCAAATATACCAGGATTCAGCATTTTGAACAACACCATACGAGTTCTTGGATCAATATCCTGTTAATTTAAACAAATCCAAACGAAACGTTAGATCTGATATAGGCTGAAAGAGTTAAGCAG
Proteins encoded in this window:
- the LOC113326259 gene encoding serine/threonine-protein kinase rio1-like, with the translated sequence MYLEEFSETEIGEALDLLDSSKDNGAAIHLYSRRPNAHGGHLLSRPLQPLLNRSQKFTGHLRPSPLEEWEDKENRSMPNSATTANLQSLTRKTKTTDKRDRATVEQDIDPRTRMVLFKMLNPGIFDLNGCISTGKEANVYHATKDDGQEFAVKVYKTSVPAFKDGDRYIQGDYCFRRGYLKHNPRQMPKTWAENEMRNLMRLKAAGIRCPTPIFLRLHVLVIEFIGKSGRAAPCLKDANLSEDKMGECYVQMIMVMRNLYQKCNLMHGDLSEYSILYYEGSLHVIDVSESVDLDHPLASYFLRLDCKHVSDFFRKNGVKVLSARELFDFIVDSSITDESVHSYLEEVQREILVWRDAMSRLISVESDILWGPDTVGLLYLSPAPKQLSNDTSTGQTNNFGTESGTDEHDKEEENNDDDSEGLEPYDTRKEGTRETVIPADKKAARKENKKKVKE